A genomic segment from Conger conger chromosome 2, fConCon1.1, whole genome shotgun sequence encodes:
- the LOC133121331 gene encoding geranylgeranyl pyrophosphate synthase-like: MEVVEMLHNASLLIDDIEDGSKLRHGLPTAHNTYGIPSVINSANYVYFLCLEKVLTLEHPEAVRVFTCQLLELHQGQGLDIHWRDTYTCPSEAEYQSMVRQKTGGLFGLAVGLMQLFSGWTCDLKPLLDTLGLFFQILDDYANLHSREYTENKSFCEDLTEGKFSFPIIHAIRSKPESTQVQNILRQRTDNVDVKRYCMDYLEKAGSFKYTRQTLQDLEAVRKLRSIPHSFRWIYSQFCSAHV, encoded by the coding sequence ATGGAGGTGGTGGAGATGCTCCACAATGCCAGCCTCCTGATCGATGACATTGAGGACGGCTCCAAGCTCCGGCATGGCTTACCCACGGCGCACAACACTTACGGCATCCCGTCGGTCATTAACTCGGCAAACTACGTCTACTTCCTCTGCCTGGAGAAGGTGCTGACACTGGAGCACCCAGAGGCTGTGCGTGTCTTCACCTGCCAGCTCCTGGAGCTGCACCAGGGCCAGGGCCTGGACATCCACTGGAGGGACACCTACACGTGCCCCAGCGAGGCAGAGTACCAGTCCATGGTCCGCCAGAAGACGGGCGGCCTTTTCGGCCTGGCCGTGGGCCTCATGCAGCTCTTCTCCGGCTGGACCTGCGACCTCAAGCCCCTTCTGGACACGCTGGGGCTCTTCTTCCAGATCCTAGATGACTACGCCAATCTGCACTCCCGAGAGTACACCGAGAACAAGAGCTTCTGCGAGGACCTGACCGAGGGAAAGTTCTCGTTCCCCATCATCCATGCCATCCGCTCGAAGCCTGAAAGCACCCAGGTGCAGAACATCCTGCGGCAACGCACGGATAACGTGGACGTCAAGCGCTACTGCATGGACTACCTGGAGAAGGCTGGCTCGTTCAAGTACACCCGGCAGACCCTGCAGGACCTGGAGGCCGTGCGAAAACTGCGATCAATCCCACACTCTTTCCGATGGATTTATAGTCAATTTTGTTCGGCTCACGTTTGA